The DNA window GGGGAGTGGAGCTCCTTCTACTCGCTTTCCGTGGCGCAGCCGCTCCTGCGGGGCCTCGACCCCGCGGTCACGCGCGAACCGCTCCGCGTGGCGGGAAGGCAGGTGGACACCGTCGGCCGGAACCTCTCGGTCCAGAAGCGGCGCACGGTCGTCGCCGTCTGGAGCGCCTACCTGGCTTCGATCCTCCAGGACGAGCTCGTGGGTGAGGCTGCCGGGCGGACGGAGCGGGCGGAGACGATCCTCGCGTCGAGCCATGCCAAGGAGCAGGCCGGGAGCGTCTCGCGCCTCGACGTCCTCCGGGCCGAGCAGCTCGTCGCCCAGTCCCGCTCGCAGGAGAACGACACCCGCAACGCCAGGGAAGACGCCCTCGACCTCCTCGCCCGCCTCCTCGGCCGCCCGGCCGGCAGCCGCTGGCGCCTCGTCTCGCCGGAGCGCCTCCCGGTCGACGTCCCGGACGAGGAGGAGGCCATCGTCGCGGCCCTCTCCTCCCGCGAGGAGGTCGTCGAGGCCCGCGAGCGCGTAAAGGACGCCGAGTTCCAGCTCCGTATCGCCAGGAGCCTTCTCCTCCCCTCGCTCGACGCGGGGCTCACCTGGAGCGCAGCCGGGAGCGGAAATCGCCTGGGGAATGCCCTCGGGTCGTCTGGTCCGTCCGTCTGGACGCTCGGCTTCTCCTCTCAGGCTCCCCTGAACCTCGGTACGCAGCTCGCCGCAAAGAGCCAGGCCGAGGTGGCGCTCCGGAGCGCCCGCCGGGGCGTCGAGTCGCTGGAGGCGGACGTCGTCCGGCAGGTCCGCGCCGCAGCCCGGCGCCTCGCCACCGCCCGCGACCGGCTCGCCCTCGACGCGGCGAACGAGGGCGTCGCGAGGATGCAGCTCGAGGTCGCCCAGCTGCGCTTCGGCAAGGGGCTCAGCGACAACTTCTTCGTCGTCGACGCCGAGGGGCTCTACAACTCCGCGCGGGTCTCCCTCCTCACCTCGCGCCAGCAGGTCCTCCTCTACGAGCTCGCCCTCCTCGCGGAGGCCGGGCTCCTGCGCCCCGAGGAGTTCCTCCCCCGTCCGGCCCGGGCGCCGTAAACTGCGCGCAGATCCCATGCTCGACGCTGTCCGCATCGCGCCGGCCGTGCGCCGTTTTCGCGAGGCTCTCTCGCTCCTCGGTGCGCTGTCGCCGCGGAAGAAGGCCCTCCTCGCTGCCGGCGCCGCCGCGCTCGTCCTCGCGACCGCGCTCCTCGTCCGCCGGGCCGCCGTGTCCGACGTCGTCGGCGAGGTCCGTGCCGTTCGTGGTCCGCTGCGCATCACCGTCGCCGTCTCGGGCCTCCTCGCCCCGGCCCGCGCCGAGAGCTACGGCCCCGAGGTCGCGGGGGTCGAGATGAAGGTCGCCGAGCTCGCCCCGGAGGGGACGTGGGTCGCACCCGGGGCGCTCCTCGTCCGCTTCGACGACGCCCCCTTCCGCCGCGAGCTGGAGGTCGCCCGCTCCCGCCTCGTCCAGACCTCCGGCGAAGCCGAGCAGGCGCGGCAGGCCCTGCGCGCCCTCCTTGCCACGCAGCAGAGCGAGCGCCTCGAGGCCTCCTCCGCCTACGCGCGGGCCGAGCTCGACCTGAGGACGTTCGTCAACGGCGT is part of the Holophagales bacterium genome and encodes:
- a CDS encoding TolC family protein; translation: MIAAFLLASTLVATLVSTLAAPPAEELPVAKAVETALMGNPDLLDAVDSAAIAAASLSAARSGFLPQVTPFLSPSLRDGGAPALSRYGVSVSEQLPFGPRLSGIAEAARFEEGGEWSSFYSLSVAQPLLRGLDPAVTREPLRVAGRQVDTVGRNLSVQKRRTVVAVWSAYLASILQDELVGEAAGRTERAETILASSHAKEQAGSVSRLDVLRAEQLVAQSRSQENDTRNAREDALDLLARLLGRPAGSRWRLVSPERLPVDVPDEEEAIVAALSSREEVVEARERVKDAEFQLRIARSLLLPSLDAGLTWSAAGSGNRLGNALGSSGPSVWTLGFSSQAPLNLGTQLAAKSQAEVALRSARRGVESLEADVVRQVRAAARRLATARDRLALDAANEGVARMQLEVAQLRFGKGLSDNFFVVDAEGLYNSARVSLLTSRQQVLLYELALLAEAGLLRPEEFLPRPARAP